From the genome of Cryptococcus neoformans var. neoformans B-3501A chromosome 1, whole genome shotgun sequence, one region includes:
- a CDS encoding hypothetical protein (HMMPfam hit to ADH_zinc_N, Zinc-binding dehydrogenase, score: 17.9, E(): 2.3e-10), with protein MPKPTFIQTVLRKPARSYADPNAPPPWSDSYRDADRYPASAASRYAPVDDYRPAYPAHSHIGHQDAGPSRRVSRAPSSVVSASAASDTSFRTRFPKPSGKATHHVVLRNGEIVHAPVGESVSEIGTASAAPSVRSSRRKEKPPPPVQAQPGNVPAKTTKKRKPKPVIDRSDSSLCSTPPALHSRLSETSSASSSPLVPISPVAPTLPRVTQSAAEKQLKAAKQPTRPPISVPANAPTALLTPPASRQSTPSSSSQSVTPPTPIPPKIELVQQVSDSDSDSEVFYTPRSSFSFSFDSATPVAIDPPLPEPIETPRAVDMAEPMLDPVVTPKPRPKTEILLGAPVFNLLPPTPAPIPDPISTPFHSQPASPIDRSALHPDHLPHTTSRPTLAPRVINPPRNTAEQPPPLPSKDDEDMESASGQAGSDDEKESARQPHRRRGGGSGSRTPKSSSRPCSRAQSIRSSSRRSHNAFEGISRSTSEASFGSGGGGGGGRDGASGASRASSIVAGFGKGGWAAAAASTGSRSGATTPVMYLPPNGTTGWEGFPPTAAGASNSPPRRQSKFTPLPAASLPSFDKLINSPSLAGGSIHSPSNASANGGNVPQALYDPSVSASVSASASVPVSYSSPSEYSQGSASDNLPLPSRSYAPKLYSSETRQSCSSSRLSEADADGQEDSRQGLNTTRSELQRPEAPVYPPRTPSPLPPSSSSPGRLSQYSRPTSPSLLTSESTWRPPQSQSQSQSQSPIPTRPTTPRAGFEPPSFLDPDILTILPEMTPQDSERLYRSSPPPERSRSRLSMYHDNGGGHLSHSRKSSIFRGSRSEVGHGPTAGHVHGGSEAGEEDDGLAELPLPSMIKRSKSAAGYRFTGGSKWEGSSYGDGMLMESHGRDQESAPGYTNLILPLGAYKQSNPAKSAPDLDARILGLPHATMASITLHSTFDHHNATPAHLRDQLPPLVEFSSHSKPPGKTGKNQVLVQVYAVAVDQVDVRAVDEKGRGDVGKYVPGRSFVGRALVVGTDEKEVVRGDVVMGLLDIRKSGALAEYILVDRRRVSRAPFPTLLTLEQLSILPLQGIAAARCVRGSLNRQFRAIIINAHTGIAALVCQVMSRAGVYVTAIVPGGDDSHEAHQKCIENGAKGVLMGSPAAVMINLEENGYDFVFDTQGGQRVYDTAKRALKSGGKLVSTKRPETTLNRVPPHLASRPSGIKTLRTVFGSKRKDSKFIAFEYVSPIGSGEPEIDASGMDCRDVMEEPCMASFRPVLEGENAVVPFERGADVFKRQGWDECGVRVVRIIN; from the exons ATGCCCAAGCCCACGTTCATACAGACCGTCCTCCGCAAGCCGGCACGCTCGTACGCAGACCCAAACGCCCCCCCGCCCTGGTCAGACAGCTACCGCGACGCCGACCGCTATCCCGCCTCCGCCGCATCCCGCTATGCGCCAGTGGACGACTACCGCCCTGCCTATCCCGCCCACAGCCACATCGGCCACCAGGACGCCGGCCCCAGCAGACGGGTCTCTCGCGCTCCAAGCTCGGTCGTGTCCGCCTCCGCTGCAAGCGATACCTCGTTCAGGACCAGGTTCCCAAAACCGTCGGGGAAAGCCACCCACCATGTCGTCCTGCGCAACGGAGAGATCGTCCATGCCCCCGTAGGAGAGTCCGTCTCGGAAATAGGCACCGCCTCTGCTGCACCATCTGTGCGCTcttcaagaagaaaggagaagccGCCGCCTCCCGTGCAAGCCCAACCGGGTAATGTGCCAGCAAAGACGACAAAGAAGCGCAAGCCAAAGCCGGTCATCGACCGTTCAGACTCTTCATTGTGCTCGACACCCCCGGCACTGCACTCGAGGCTGAGCGAGACGTCgtcggcttcttcttcccctttgGTCCCCATCTCGCCCGTCGCCCCCACTTTGCCGCGGGTGACCCAGTCAGCTGCAGAGAAACAGCTAAAGGCTGCAAAACAGCCTACAAGGCCGCCCATATCAGTGCCCGCAAACGCGCCTACCGCCCTGCTTACCCCACCTGCCTCGAGACAATCAACGCCtagctcatcttcccagTCCGTAACACCACCCACACCAATCCCGCCTAAAATTGAACTCGTGCAACAAGTGTCGGATTCAGATTCAGATTCAGAAGTGTTCTACACCCCTcgctcttcattctcatttTCGTTTGACTCGGCTACTCCAGTCGCCATCGACCCACCTCTTCCCGAGCCTATAGAAACGCCTAGAGCTGTCGACATGGCCGAACCTATGCTGGACCCGGTCGTCACCCCGAAACCGAGACCAAAGACAGAAATCCTGTTGGGCGCTCCCGTGTTCAACCTCTTGCCTCCTACACCAGCGCCTATACCCGatcccatctccacccCTTTCCACTCTCAGCCCGCTTCGCCTATTGATCGATCCGCCCTCCATCCCGACCACCTACCGCATACCACCTCTCGTCCCACTCTTGCACCTAGAGTAATCAACCCCCCTCGCAACACGGCGGAACAGCcgccgcctcttccttcaaaggacgacgaggatATGGAGAGTGCATCAGGCCAAGCAGGCTCAGATGACGAAAAAGAGTCGGCGCGTCAACCCCATCGTCGTCGTGGTGGCGGCTCCGGCTCACGCACTCCCAAATCGTCTTCCCGGCCTTGTAGCAGAGCACAGTCCATTCGCTCCTCGTCGCGGCGTTCGCACAACGCATTCGAAGGTATCAGCCGATCAACTTCCGAAGCGTCCTTTGGATCcggcggcggaggaggaggaggacgagatggaGCAAGTGGTGCCAGCAGGGCAAGTAGTATCGTCGCCGGGTTTGGCAAAGGTGGAtgggcggcggcggcggcgagTACTGGTAGCAGATCCGGCGCGACAACGCCTGTCATGTACTTGCCTCCCAATGGAACTACAGGATGGGAGGGATTCCCACCTACCGCTGCCGGCGCTAGTAATTCTCCACCAAGAAGACAGTCCAAGTTCACCCCGTTACCCGCTGCATCTTTACCTTCCTTTGACAAGCTGATCAACTCTCCCAGCCTCGCAGGCGGTTCGAtccattctccttccaaCGCGTCAGCCAACGGGGGCAACGTCCCGCAAGCTCTTTACGACCCGAGTGTATCAGCATCAGTATCAGCATCAGCATCAGTACCGGTATCGTACTCGTCGCCTAGCGAATATTCTCAGGGCTCGGCGTCGGACAACTTGCCGTTGCCGAGTCGGTCGTATGCGCCCAAGCTCTATTCCAGCGAGACGCGCCAGAGTTGTAGTAGTAGTCGTTTATCAGAAGCGGATGCTGATGGTCAAGAGGACAGTCGTCAGGGTTTGAACACTACGCGATCCGAGCTCCAGCGTCCAGAGGCTCCCGTCTATCCGCCAAGGACCCCATCGCCTTTACCcccatcatcgtcatcaccTGGCCGTCTCTCTCAATACTCTCGTCCTACATCTCCCTCATTATTAACATCAGAATCCACTTGGCGTCCCccccaatcccaatcccaatcccaatcccaatcaCCTATCCCTACACGTCCAACAACTCCGCGGGCAGGGTTTGAAccgccttccttcctggACCCCGACAtcctcaccatccttcCAGAGATGACCCCCCAAGACTCTGAACGTCTCTATCGCTCTTCACCCCCTCCCGAGAGGAGCCGCTCAAGGTTATCCATGTACCACGAtaatggaggaggacattTGTCGCATTCGAGAAAGTCTAGCATCTTTAGAGGCTCGAGGAGCGAAGTCGGCCACGGTCCAACAGCTGGACACGTACATGGTGGCAGTGAggcaggcgaagaagatgatggattgGCTGAATTGCCTTTACCGTCCATGATCAAGAGGTCGAAGAGCGCTGCTGGGTATAGATTTACAGGCGGGTCAAAGTGGGAAGGGAGTTCGTATGGTGATGGGATGTTGATGGAATCGCATGGAAGGGATCAAGAAAGTGCTCCTGGGTACAC CAACTTGATTTTACCTCTGGGCGCTTACAAACAGTCAAACCCGGCCAAATCAGCGCCCGACCTAGACGCACGTATCCTTGGTCTTCCACACGCCACCATGGCATCCATCACACTCCATTCCACATTTGACCACCACAACGCTACCCCCGCACACCTCCGTGACCAGCTCCCGCCCCTTGTAGAGTTTAGCTCTCACTCAAAACCCCCAGGAAAGACGGGAAAGAACCAAGTGCTCGTACAGGTTTATGCTGTTGCGGTGGATCAAGTGGATGTACGTGCCGTGGAcgaaaagggaagaggggatgTGGGCAAGTATGTGCCGGGAAGGAGTTTTGTGGGGAGGGCGCTGGTGGTTGGAAcagatgaaaaggaagtgGTCAGAGGTGACGTCGTGATGGGTTTATTGGACATTCGCAAG AGCGGCGCATTGGCAGAGTACATTCTTGTCGACCGTCGACGTGTCTCTCGAGCACCATTCCCTACCCTTCTCACACTCGAACAACTCTCGATTCTCCCTCTCCAAGGCATCGCTGCAGCGCGATGCGTTCGTGGCTCTCTCAATCGCCAGTTCCGCGCCATTATCATCAACGCCCATACTGGTATCGCCGCACTCGTCTGTCAGGTCATGTCCCGCGCAGGTGTATACGTGACGGCTATCGTCCCCGGTGGGGACGACTCGCATGAGGCTCACCAAAAGTGTATTGAGAATGGGGCCAAGGGAGTGCTCATGGGTTCTCCGGCGGCAGTGATGATCAATCTGGAGGAAAATGGGTATGACTTTGTGTTTGACACCCAGGGTGGGCAAAGGGTGTATGACACTGCAAAAAGAGCATTGAAGAGTGGCGGAAA ATTGGTATCGACCAAGCGCCCCGAAACAACTCTGAACCGCGTCCCGCCCCACTTGGCTTCCCGCCCGTCGGGCATCAAGACACTGAGAACAGTGTTTGGTTCAAAACGCAAAGACTCAAAGTTTATCGCCTTTGAATACGTCTCTCCCATCGGGTCTGGTGAGCCAGAGATTGACGCATCCGGGATGGATTGCCGCGATGTGATGGAGGAACCGTGTATGGCATCCTTTAGGCCAGTGCTGGAAGGTGAGAACGCAGTGGTGCCCTTTGAAAGGGGAGCAGATGTCTTTAAACGCCAAGGATGGGATGAGTGTGGCGTGAGGGTCGTGAGGATTATCAACTAG
- a CDS encoding hypothetical protein (Similar to gi|22164048|dbj|BAC07274.1| MUS42 [Neurospora crassa], FASTA scores: opt: 1073, E(): 8.1e-51, (32.961% identity (58.566% similar) in 1074 aa overlap (102-1078:30-1037)); HMMPfam hit to IMS, impB/mucB/samB family, score: 224.5, E(): 2e-64), with protein MPTPENKPAGKDSDPSSSFPISSPSFWAEAANIPIPPVDHKHPRSSPAEADTGEVSSRVQDDSPLPKRPRTSTKSPDHGLTFLPNPQDIDPDDPQAYLANPEYAPNRFGDIGDYMRKKEIKVQAQNASIAASVASGTLPQIFAGLSFYINGNTQPSMEQLRKLLLQRGGTVYPVLRNKTMVDYIIAPVLTLKKHEEFKRHKVVKEGWVVESCRQDKLLDWRKWRLQPDGEGSEAGAKGLESFFAQKAKARQDFVEPIEESSNDPIDKKLAAPVDEDTARNAPSEVINVTPTKPIPMQLQRLLTPRKQRHAPIPISPGQPPPSPTFSAPVSPKIQKPEGAWEHYYKKESNEHAAKALQSDTWRAQNTAEQGNAGGFIDGYYQNSRLHHLSTWKAELKVLVRDAQKRSEEALAKAAVKELAEGGEEHGQAVHSLAKSVLPSIPLPAVPSDSANRVIFHVDFDAFFVSCGLATRPHLKGKPTVVCHSSGRGAGSTSEIASCSYEAREKGVRNGMSLGRARELVGPDLKTMPFSLAFYTVLMAYADELQAVSVDEALIDVTSHVAARAALPQETAVGKKGEERDPAVELAEKIRDDVREVTDGCEVSIGIAHNILLAKLATRHAKPAGVYHLISEAIPSFVHRLSVEDFPSVGYSTKSKVEAAFKTTKAGELLDISKGRWKSVLGEKTGEMLWGYLRGIDSRKLEGDKVRKSVSAEMNYGIRFQTQVQAEQYVHDLAAEVSKRMKNVGVKGRQITLKLLKRHPDAPVEPPKFLGHGWCETYNRSSTLSAPGGGPTDDPKVLGTEGVKLLRSLSIDPVELRGVGIQVTKLDTEGTERGQVDRPAGQRTLNFAKQSKNDTEPVAGPSRLPAQAQNTEIDGLDAEFLAALPPSLASEVCRDHALNNSNATKAVAVQPSRTPPLEIISIPSSTPPLKAESPRSLRPPSPQADTSPEKPISKLRGPNEAAHITRQLRPKTKVQMKAGMVAEGPLFGAWSKAREKTVEVELDKTRHQKSTIVDLTSTSSPQGTGSDNKAELDEDQIVPGYTLAYLRSLGIDPDVLLALPKAMRKEVIVQEEENARRRQALFQPGDRSRSRGTSTSVSPVKLGGVGAYRGRSTSRSIPPQQRQSVKIIRPPKPALMNSTELPDVLRTIELWIESREDSPPADKDAIKVAAFLKKCLNDGEGRVGDGVEKVVEVLRWMRMIIKEKWAQDEGLNEGASEAGREWWRIWRQMRDEVNLICVKKFGAGLRI; from the exons ATGCCTACACCAGAGAATAAACCAGCCGGAAAGGATTCAgatccttcctcttccttccccatctcatctccgTCTTTCTGGGCAGAAGCTGCCAACATCCCTATACCCCCAGTTGACCACAAGCATCCTCGCTCTTCGCCGGCCGAAGCCGATACAGGAGAGGTTTCTTCTCGTGTACAGGATGACTCGCCATTGCCCAAACGCCCTCGCACTTCCACAAAGTCACCGGATCATGGCTTAACATTTCTCCCTAATCCCCAGGACATTGACCCCGATGATCCACAGGCTTATTTAGCGAACCCCGAGTATGCACCCAATAGATTTGGGGATATAGGAGATTACATGCGCAAAAAGGAGATCAAGGTTCAAGCGCAGAATGCTAGCATTGCGGCCTCAGTAGCTTCTGGAACACTTCCTCAAATATTCGCGGGATTGTCCTTCTATATCAACGGGAATACCCAGCCTTCAATGGAGCAGTTGCGAAAGCTCTTGCTTCAACGTGGTGGGACGGTCTACCCAGTCTTGAGAAACAAAACAATGGTCGACTATATTATTGCACCTGTATTGACCCTGAAGAAGCATGAAGAGTTTAAAAGGCACAAGGTGGTGAAAGAGGGATGGGTGGTTGAAAGTTGTCGGCAGGACAAGCTATTGGActggaggaaatggaggctGCAACCTGATGGTGAAGGGTCAGAAGCGGGCGCAAAAGGTTTAGAAAGTTTCTTTGCCCAAAAAGCCAAAGCCAGACAGGATTTCGTGGAACCAATAGAGGAATCAAGTAACGATCCCATAGATAAAAAACTGGCTGCTCCTGTGGATGAAGATACAGCACGTAACGCACCATCAGAAGTT ATCAATGTCACACCCACCAAGCCCATTCCCATGCAGCTTCAGCGCCTCTTAACCCCCCGCAAACAACGTCACGCACCTATTCCTATCTCCCCTGGccaaccaccaccatcccccACTTTTTCAGCACCGGTATCTCCAAAAATCCAAAAACCTGAAGGAGCATGGGAGCATTACTATAAAAAGGAGTCCAATGAACACGCCGCAAAAGCCCTTCAGTCGGATACGTGGCGAGCACAAAATACTGCCGAGCAGGGGAATGCTGGAGGGTTCATTGATGGCTATTATCAAAACAGCAGATTGCATCATCTATCCACCTGGAAGGCTGAATTAAAGGTGCTTGTCAGAGATGCACAAAAGAGATCTGAAGAAGCCTTGGCGAAAGCTGCGGTGAAGGAGCTTGCTgaagggggagaagagcacGGTCAGGCCGTCCATTCCCTCGCCAAATCCGTTTTGCCGTcgattcctcttcctgcagTACCATCTGATTCCGCCAACCGTGTCATCTTTCATGTCGACTTTGATGCCTTTTTTGTCTCATGTGGTCTTGCGACCCGCCCACACCTTAAAGGCAAGCCTACAGTGGTGTGTCACTCATCAGGAAGAGGTGCGGGAAGTACTTCTGAAATTGCAAGCTGTTCATATGAagcgagggagaagggggtTCGAAATGGAATGAGCTTGGGCAGGGCCAGGGAATTGGTAGGACCCGACCTCAAAACAATGCC ATTTTCACTAGCCTTTTACACCGTTTTGATGGCTTATGCCGACGAACTTCAGGCTGTGAGTGTTGATGAAGCACTTATTGATGTAACAAGCCATGTGGCGGCAAGAGCGGCGTTGCCACAGGAGACAGCTGttgggaagaaaggagaagaaagggacCCGGCTGTAGAGCTGGCAGAAAAGATCAGAGATGATGTTAGGGAAGTCACGGACGGATGCGAAG TGAGCATCGGTATTGCCCATAATATTCTCCTTGCCAAGTTGGCAACAAGGCATGCGAAGCCTGCTGGTGTCTACCATCTCATTTCAGAAGCCATACCTTCCTTTGTCCATCGCCTTTCAGTTGAAGATTTCCCTTCTGTTGGGTACTCTACCAAATCCAAAGTGGAAGCAGCATTTAAAACAACAAAGGCTGGCGAACTATTGGATATAAGtaaaggaagatggaagagtgTTCTAGGTGAGAAAACTGGTGAGATGTTGTGGGGTTACTTGAGGGGAATAGACTCGAGGAAGCTAGAAGGGGATAAAGTCAGGAAGAGCGTTAGTGCTGAAATGAAT TATGGAATACGATTTCAAACGCAAGTACAAGCTGAGCAATATGTCCACGATCTGGCAGCCGAAGTGTCCAAGCGCATGAAGAATGTCGGAGTCAAGGGCAGGCAGATCACCCTTAAATTATTAAAGCGACATCCAGATGCGCCTGTAGAACCACCGAAA TTTTTGGGGCACGGATGGTGTGAAACGTATAACCGCTCTTCTACTCTTTCTGCTCCTGGCGGCGGACCAACGGATGACCCGAAAGTTTTGGGAACAGAAGGTGTAAAACTTCTGCGGTCCTTGAGCATTGACCCTGTTGAATTAAGAGGAGTGGGTATACAGGTTACAAAACTTGATACTGAAGGAACAGAAAGAGGACAAGTTGATAGACCAGCGGGACAAAGGACTCTCAACTTCGCAAAGCAGTCAAAGAATGACACAGAACCTGTAGCTGGTCCCTCTCGGCTTCCAGCACAAGCTCAGAATACAGAAATAGATGGCTTGGATGCCGAATTTTTAGCAGCTTTACCGccttctctcgcttctGAAGTTTGCCGCGACCACGCACTTAACAATTCAAATGCCACGAAAGCAGTTGCTGTGCAGCCTTCCCGAACGCCGCCCCTGGAGATCATctccattccttcttctacCCCTCCTCTCAAAGCTGAGTCCCCACGCTCGCTTCGaccgccttctcctcaagcAGATACTTCTCCCGAAAAACCCATCTCTAAGCTCAGAGGCCCCAATGAGGCTGCCCACATTACACGCCAGTTACGGCCTAAAACAAAGGTTCAGATGAAAGCAGGCATGGTGGCCGAGGGTCCGTTATTCGGTGCTTGGTCAAAGGCTCGGGAGAAGACCGTCGAAGTCGAACTTGACAAAACTCGACACCAAAAGTCAACGATTGTCGATCTCACTAGTACTTCGTCCCCGCAGGGTACGGGATCGGACAACAAAGCGGAACTCGACGAGGATCAAATTGTTCCAGGGTATACTCTAGCCTACCTTCGCTCACTTGGAATTGATCCAGATGTCTTGCTAGCCCTTCCGAAGGCCATGCGCAAGGAAGTTATTGttcaagaggaagaaaatgcCCGGCGCCGACAAGCGCTCTTTCAACCTGGGGATAGATCCAGATCAAGAGGGACGAGTACCAGTGTCTCACCTGTCAAGTTGGGAGGTGTCGGCGCGTACAGAGGCCGCTCCACATCACGGTCAATCCCGCCGCAGCAGAGACAGAGTGTCAAGATCATCAGGCCGCCCAAACCCGCTCTCATGAACTCGACCGAGCTTCCCGATGTGCTCAGGACTATTGAATTATGGATCGAGTCCAGAGAAGATAGTCCGCCGGCAGATAAGGATGCTATTAAAGTGGCTGCATTTCTCAAAAAATGTTTGAATGATGGCGAGGGCAGGGTTGGGGATGGAGTTGAGAAAGTCGTCGAGGTGTTGCgatggatgagaatgaTCATAAAAGAAAAGTGGGCACAGGACGAAGGGTTAAACGAGGGTGCGAGTGAGGCTGGAAGGGAATGGTGGAGAATATGGAGACAAATGAGAGATGAGGTAAACCTTATCTGTGTAAAGAAGTTTGGTGCGGGGTTGAGGATCTGA
- a CDS encoding hypothetical protein (Similar to gi|46098047|gb|EAK83280.1| hypothetical protein UM02158.1 [Ustilago maydis 521], FASTA scores: opt: 2073, E(): 5.6e-132, (62.815% identity (84.874% similar) in 476 aa overlap (1-473:1-475)); HMMPfam hit to Peptidase_M20, Peptidase family M20/M25/M40, score: 210.3, E(): 3.5e-60): protein MADPKFLQYVDDHKDDYINRLSKAVSIPSVSGNLSYVKDVEAMGEFLLEQLTSLGVKAEKRAIGTHTLEGKEVDLPPVIIGQIGQDPKKKTLLVYGHYDVQPALLEDGWLYPPFELTPDPNGSGRLYGRGSTDDKGPVMGWLNVLEAHKKLGIELPVNLKVCFEGMEENGSVNLDKFIESEKDKFFAGVDCMCISDNYWLDTKTPCLTYGLRGINYYEIKISGPDRDLHSGVFGGTVHEPMTDLIALMSKLVTPDGQILVTGIKDLIAPVTDDERAKFEAIHFQMEDIHAAVGGEVTISDDTVTTLMGRMRNPSLSLHGIEGAFSAPGSKTVIPCCVKGKFSIRLVPNLTVASVTDLVVKYVEEEFKKLGSKNKMEVYLTHGGEPWIADPNHYSYRAAHKATESVYGQVPDYTREGGSIPVTLDFANILNLNVLLLPVGRGDDGAHSTNEKIDTDNYIRGTKLLGTYMYELAAAQA, encoded by the exons ATGGCCGATCCCAAGTTCCTCCAGTACGTCGACGACCACAAGGACGACTACATCAACAGGCTCTCAAAGGCCGTCTCCATTCCCTC TGTCTCCGGAAACCTCAG CTACGTCAAGGATGTCGAGGCTATGGGCGAGTTCCTCCTCGAGCAGCTCACCTCTCTTGGTGTCAAGGCAGAGAAGCGGGCTATTGGCACTCACACCCTTGAGGGCAAGGAAGTTGATCTCCCTCCTGTCATCATCGGCCAGATTGGCCAAGACCCCAAGAAG AAAACCCTCCTCGTCTATGGCCACTACGATGTCCAACCCGCTCTACTCGAAGACGGCTGGCTCTACCCTCCCTTTGAGCTCACCCCCGATCCCAACGGCAGTGGCCGACTTTACGGCCGTGGCTCAACCGATGACAAGGGTCCAGTCATGGGCTGGTTAAACGTCCTCGAGGCGCACAAGAAGCTTGGTATCGAGCTTCCTGTCAACCTCAAAGTCTGTTTTGAGGGTATGGAGGAGAATGGTTCTGTCAACCTGGACAAGTTTATTGAATCTGAAAAGGACAAGTTTTTCGCCGGTGTTGACTGCATGTGTATTTCTG ACAATTACTGGCTTGACACCAAGACCCCCTGTCTCACTTATGGTCTCAGAGGTATCAACTATTACGAGATCAAGATTTCTGGGCCTGACAGGGATCTTCACTCTGGTGTCTTTGGCGGTACCGTCCACGAACCGATGACGGATCTTATCGCTCTCA TGTCCAAGCTTGTCACTCCCGACGGCCAGATCCTCGTTACCGGTATCAAGGACCTCATCGCGCCTGTCACCGACGATGAGCGAGCCAAGTTTGAGGCTATCCACTTCCAGATGGAAGATATTCATGCCGCTGTTGGTGGTGAGGTCACCATCTCCGACGACACTGTTACGACT CTCatgggaaggatgaggaacCCTTCATTGTCTTTGCACGGTATTGAAGGTGCCTTTT CCGCCCCCGGTTCCAAGACTGTGATTCCCTGCTGTGTCAAGG GCAAATTCTCTATCCGTCTTGTACCCAACCTCACTGTTGCCAGTGTGACTGACCTCGTCGTCAAGTAcgttgaggaagaattCAAAAAACTTGGTTCCAAGAACAAGATGGAGGTGTATCTCACTCACGGTGGTGAGCCTTGGATT GCTGACCCCAAT cacTACTCTTATCGAGCGGCGCACAAGGCTACCGAGTCTGTTTACGGCCAAGTGCCCGACTACACCCGTGAAGGCGGTTCTATCCCTGTCACCCTCGACTTTGCCAACattctcaacctcaacgTCCTTTTGTTACCTGTCGGAAGGGGTGATGACGGAGCTCATTCCACCAACGAGAAGATTGACACTGACAACTACATCCGA GGCACCAAGCTTCTTGGAACTTATATGTACGAGCTCGCTGCGGCCCAGGCCTGA
- a CDS encoding hypothetical protein (HMMPfam hit to Y_phosphatase2, Tyrosine phosphatase family, score: 54.1, E(): 3.7e-13), translated as MVTPPKHLAIAAALPPHRDTLYRAAIPAPANLPFLPRLPLATLLLLRPAPLPADHHLRAWARQHGVRVEWVRADEMDEEKLGMGRTEVALALKIILDPALYPLCIADVDGVSHTTLVVACLRKLQGWHMDSIVDEISRFAPNYEDLPLVAFISSFCAPPSSSSASAGAPSTADQFTLPPPPYPAWLWPCPPSAQPRPKPRDRSSSTPAATPVSFNPLPFPHPLVARKHPTMRLVFPPLPPQAQTQLQSQPPGQQQQQQTLTALPLNSPGPIVPVLPSPAHSDISRMPSLRHHREKSTTSSPTHTQSPPPPPPPATKDDAQTSISPGPNAGAGVGRTDTVSDRTGSPEQGVLGVAANIVNASLNGIAGVLSSAGVTPPQAEEQAKSAKQAAVETPKDEERDEERERGDLGAEGKAANQTITTSMNAFNMNREPTLSSSEMAESSTSGVTASADDVDDQDHLRESEGEEDEDDYDEEEEEEEEEEEDIRATSQYISALDLAGF; from the exons ATGGTGACGCCCCCGAAACACCTCGCGATCGCCGCCGCGCTCCCCCCCCACCGCGACACCCTCTACCGGGCCGCGATCCCCGCGCCCGCGaacctccccttcctcccccgCCTCCCGCTCgccaccctcctcctcctccgccccGCGCCCCTGCCCGCGGACCACCACCTCCGCGCATGGGCCCGCCAGCACGGCGTGCGCGTCGAGTGGGTGCGCGCAGACGAGatggacgaggagaagcTCGGCATGGGCAGGACAGAGGtcgccctcgccctcaAG ATCATCCTGGACCCGGCGCTGTACCCGCTGTGCATCGCCGACGTCGACGGCGTGTCGCATACAACGCTCGTGGTCGCGTGCCTCAGGAAGCTGCAGGGCTGGCATATGGACTCTATCGTCGACGAGATCAGCCG CTTTGCGCCAAACTACGAAGATCTGCCCCTCGTGGCATTCATAAGCTCCTTTTGCGCGCCgccctcgtcctcgtcggCGTCCGCGGGCGCGCCGTCCACCGCTGACCAATTCAcgctgccgccgccgccctACCCCGCATGGCTCTGGCCCTGTCCCCCGTCCGCCCAGCCCCGCCCCAAACCGCGCGACcggtcctcctccaccccgGCTGCCACACCCGTCTCCTTCAACCCgctccccttccctcacCCCCTTGTAGCCCGCAAGCACCCAACGATGCGGCTCGTCTTCCCGCCCTTGCCTCCCCAAGCCCAGACCCAGCTTCAGTCTCAACCGCCaggacagcagcagcagcagcaaacGCTCACAGCTCTTCCGCTCAACAGCCCGGGACCCATTGTGCCCGTTCTCCCGTCGCCCGCTCATTCTGACATCTCACGTATGCCGTCCCTTCGTCACCACCGCGAAAAAtcaacaacctcctcgCCCACCCACACTCAAAgcccccctccaccaccgccgcccgCCACAAAAGACGACGCCCAGACGTCCATCTCACCAGGTCCCAACGCTGGAGCTGGCGTCGGACGCACCGATACCGTGTCAGACCGCACGGGATCACCGGAACAAGGTGTCCTGGGCGTGGCAGCGAACATTGTCAATGCAAGTCTCAATGGGATCGCCGGCGTCCTGTCAAGTGCGGGTGTGACACCACCCCAGGCAGAGGAACAGGCGAAGTCGGCAAAACAGGCGGCCGTGGAAACCCcgaaggatgaggagcgAGATGAGGAGCGAGAGCGTGGTGATTTAGGAGCAGAAGGAAAAGCTGCGAATCAAACTATAACCACGTCGATGAACGCCTTTAACATGAATCGTGAACCGACGTTATCCTCGTCGGAAATGGCGGAATCATCTACCAGCGGTGTCACCGCTTCGGCCGACGACGTAGACGATCAAGACCATCTACGAGAATcagaaggcgaagaggatgaagatgattacgacgaggaagaagaggaagaagaggaagaggaggaggatataCGAGCCACTTCTCAATATATAAGCGCTTTAGACCTTGCGGGCTTTTAG